A stretch of Leisingera sp. S132 DNA encodes these proteins:
- a CDS encoding citrate synthase, giving the protein MTETQKSATLTLNGENYELPIFSPTAGPDVVDIRKLYAQAGVFTYDPGFTSTASCDSTITYIDGDKGELLHRGYPIDQLASKSHYLEVCYLLLYGELPTAAQLEDFETRVTRHTMVHEQMHNFFRGFRRDAHPMATLVGVVGAMSAFYHDSLDVTDPWQREVAAVRLIAKLPTIAAMAYKYSIGQPFVYPKNDLDYAANFLHMCFSVPAEEYHVNPILSRAMDRILTLHADHEQNASTSTVRLASSSGANPFACIAAGIACLWGPAHGGANQACLEMLKEIGTVDRIPEFIERAKDKNDPFRLMGFGHRVYKNTDPRATVLKQSADEVLELLGVDDNPLLQVAKELEQTALNDPYFIEKKLFPNVDFYSGIILEAMGFPTSMFTPIFALSRTVGWISQWKEMIADPQNKIGRPRQLYLGETMRDYVDIEQR; this is encoded by the coding sequence ATGACCGAGACACAGAAATCTGCCACGCTCACGCTGAATGGCGAAAATTACGAGCTGCCCATTTTCTCGCCGACGGCCGGGCCCGATGTTGTCGACATCCGCAAGCTCTATGCGCAGGCAGGTGTGTTCACTTACGACCCGGGCTTCACCTCTACCGCCAGCTGCGACAGTACCATCACCTATATCGACGGTGACAAGGGCGAACTTCTGCACCGCGGCTACCCGATCGACCAGCTGGCGTCCAAGTCGCACTACCTCGAAGTCTGCTACCTGCTGCTCTACGGAGAACTGCCGACCGCAGCCCAGCTCGAGGATTTCGAGACCCGTGTGACCCGTCACACCATGGTGCACGAGCAGATGCACAACTTCTTCCGCGGGTTCCGCCGCGATGCGCACCCGATGGCGACCCTGGTGGGCGTTGTCGGCGCAATGTCGGCCTTCTACCACGACTCGCTGGACGTGACCGACCCCTGGCAGCGCGAGGTCGCCGCCGTCCGCCTGATCGCCAAGCTGCCGACCATCGCGGCGATGGCCTATAAGTACTCGATCGGCCAGCCGTTTGTGTATCCCAAGAACGATCTGGATTACGCCGCCAACTTCCTGCACATGTGCTTCTCGGTTCCGGCCGAAGAATACCATGTGAACCCGATCCTCAGCCGGGCGATGGACCGTATCTTGACCCTGCACGCGGATCACGAGCAGAACGCCTCCACCTCCACCGTGCGCCTGGCGTCCTCCTCCGGTGCGAACCCCTTTGCCTGTATCGCAGCCGGCATTGCCTGCCTATGGGGGCCGGCCCACGGCGGCGCCAACCAGGCCTGCTTGGAGATGCTTAAGGAAATCGGCACTGTTGACCGCATTCCTGAGTTCATTGAACGCGCCAAGGACAAGAACGATCCGTTCCGTCTGATGGGCTTTGGCCACCGCGTCTACAAGAACACCGACCCGCGCGCGACCGTGCTCAAACAGTCCGCGGACGAGGTTCTGGAGCTCTTGGGTGTTGATGACAACCCGCTGCTGCAGGTTGCCAAGGAACTGGAGCAGACCGCGCTCAACGACCCCTACTTCATTGAGAAGAAACTGTTCCCGAACGTCGATTTCTACTCCGGCATCATCCTGGAGGCGATGGGCTTCCCGACCTCGATGTTCACCCCGATCTTCGCGCTGTCGCGCACCGTCGGCTGGATCTCGCAGTGGAAGGAAATGATCGCCGATCCGCAGAACAAGATCGGCCGCCCGCGCCAGCTGTACCTGGGCGAAACCATGCGCGACTATGTCGACATCGAACAGCGCTGA
- a CDS encoding calcium-binding protein yields MELLLLLGIGLTIGGIALALDDDDDVAGEKITGSEENDDLAGAEGNDTVFAGDGIDIVDGHGGDDRLFGQEGEDLLVGGEGNDFLRGGADADLILDGTGNDTLIGGLGDDLIVATSALDPTATIEALRNWIANDDPDEAIQLDFDLSADTDDDADVVIGGFGDDDVYAGSGDTVSLGAGEDALVLGDWIEPGDEPVVLTDYNSLEDLLVYNYDGSGPAPEITVEDVPAESGGEDDALLKANGSVFARIEGAGGLISPHNIWLLERA; encoded by the coding sequence ATGGAACTATTGCTTCTGCTGGGTATCGGCCTGACCATTGGCGGCATCGCCCTTGCGCTGGATGATGATGATGACGTTGCAGGTGAGAAAATCACCGGCTCAGAAGAAAACGACGACCTTGCCGGGGCCGAGGGCAACGACACGGTTTTCGCCGGGGACGGCATTGATATCGTGGACGGACACGGCGGCGACGACCGCCTGTTCGGCCAGGAGGGCGAAGACCTGCTGGTGGGCGGCGAAGGCAATGACTTCCTGCGCGGCGGCGCGGATGCCGACCTGATCCTGGATGGCACCGGCAATGACACACTCATCGGGGGTCTGGGCGACGATCTCATTGTTGCAACCAGCGCGTTAGATCCCACTGCCACAATCGAAGCCCTTCGCAACTGGATCGCCAATGACGATCCTGATGAGGCTATTCAACTGGACTTCGATCTGAGCGCAGATACAGATGATGATGCAGACGTGGTCATCGGCGGGTTTGGGGATGATGATGTATATGCCGGCAGCGGTGATACAGTCAGCTTGGGTGCGGGAGAAGATGCCCTGGTTCTGGGTGATTGGATCGAACCCGGGGATGAACCGGTGGTTCTGACAGACTACAATTCGCTCGAAGACTTGCTCGTCTACAATTATGACGGCAGCGGTCCGGCCCCGGAAATCACGGTTGAGGACGTCCCCGCTGAATCTGGCGGTGAAGACGATGCTTTGCTCAAGGCAAACGGGTCAGTCTTCGCCCGGATCGAAGGAGCCGGCGGATTGATCTCTCCGCACAATATTTGGCTTCTTGAACGCGCGTAA
- a CDS encoding enoyl-CoA hydratase-related protein, translating into MEYKEILFSLQDGLAVITLNREARKNALTSRMRSEITHAMRLAAGEARAVVLTGAGDAFCSGQDLSDAGNSGKLDLERTLRDEYLPMLQAIYDCPVPVIAAVNGAAAGAGANLALAADVVIACESAFFMQAFTRIGLIPDAGGTWFLPRQVGLAKATGAALFADRISAQQASDWGMIWEAVPDAEFDAHWRARAAYLAEGPTKALAATKTALRDSYTRTLAEQLSEEAHLQGQCGKTRDFLEGVTAFMEKRPAKFEGR; encoded by the coding sequence ATGGAATACAAGGAAATCCTGTTTTCGCTGCAGGACGGGCTGGCGGTTATCACGCTGAACCGGGAGGCACGCAAAAACGCGCTGACCAGCCGGATGCGGTCCGAGATCACCCACGCGATGCGGCTGGCCGCGGGTGAGGCGCGGGCAGTGGTGCTGACGGGCGCAGGCGATGCCTTCTGCTCCGGCCAGGACCTGAGCGATGCCGGCAACAGCGGCAAGCTGGATCTGGAGCGCACCCTTCGGGATGAATACCTGCCGATGCTGCAGGCGATCTATGACTGCCCGGTGCCGGTGATCGCTGCGGTCAATGGGGCCGCAGCCGGGGCCGGTGCCAACCTGGCGCTGGCGGCGGATGTGGTGATTGCCTGCGAAAGCGCGTTTTTCATGCAGGCCTTTACCAGGATCGGCCTGATCCCCGATGCCGGCGGCACCTGGTTCCTGCCGCGCCAGGTTGGCCTGGCCAAGGCCACGGGAGCGGCGCTGTTTGCCGACCGCATCAGCGCGCAGCAAGCCAGCGACTGGGGCATGATCTGGGAAGCGGTGCCGGACGCGGAGTTCGATGCCCACTGGCGCGCGCGCGCGGCCTATCTGGCCGAAGGCCCGACCAAGGCGCTGGCAGCAACCAAGACAGCCCTGCGCGACAGTTACACCCGCACCCTGGCAGAGCAGCTTTCGGAAGAGGCGCATCTGCAGGGGCAATGCGGCAAGACCCGTGATTTCCTGGAAGGCGTGACCGCGTTCATGGAAAAGCGCCCCGCGAAATTCGAGGGGCGCTGA